The Microbulbifer sp. YPW1 genome contains the following window.
TCAGGCCCGCTACAAAAATGCCAATCATGGCAAGGTTGGCGGCGACGGGATTGCGCGCCCACCATGCAATCAAACTATTCATTGATGGGCTCCCTTAGTTTCTGGCCAGATGGGTGATCGGCTGTACTTTCATACCGTCGACCGCGTTGGCAACCGTGGAGGTCACCACGCGCTCGCCGTCGGCAATGCCGCCCGCGAGCACCACTCGGTTCTGGGAGGTGGACAGCACATCGACGGTGCGGATATTCAGTTCATCATTTTCATCCACCACGTAGACCTTGTCGGCACTACGCAATGCTGATCGGGGAACGACCACAGCCTGCTGTTCCTGTTCGCTTTCCGCTTCGGCGGTGACAAACAGGCCTACTGCTAATGGTGCACCGTCACTGGCGCCCGCGCCGTAGGGGTCTTCCACTTCTGCCACGGCGTAGATCAGGCGTGTCTGCTGATCCACCGCCGCCTGGGTGCGGACGATTCGTCCCTGCCAGGAATGTTGCCGCTGGCCAATTTGTGCGGATAGCGTCACCGCCGGGCCGGAATTCTTGTCACCGGCTTCAAAGCCCATGGGAAGGTTCAATTCCAGCAGCTGGGAGTCGGTTAGGGGGAGGCGTATCTCAACGCGGTCGGTAGCGAATACCCGGCCGAGTACGGTACTTGGTGTCACATACTGGCCGATACCGATATCACGGCTTGCAACCCGCCCGCGAAACGGCAACCGGATTTTGGTGCGCGCGAGATTCAGTTTGGCGTTGGCGAGCTCGGCTTTGGCGGAACGGAGGTTCGCTTCCGCTTCCAGTACCTGCGGTTTGTTGACCTGCAGAGGGGAAGGCTGTTTGTTCGGGTTTAGCTCGAGCCATTGCTGGCGTTTGATTTGGGCCGCGGCCTGGGCCTGAAGGAGGAGGACCTCCGCCTGCGCCACCCCGGCCTCGGCGCGCGCGAAAGCGAGGCGGTAATCGGAGTCATCCAGCTGGATCAGGGTTTCGCCGGATTCGAACCCCGCGCCTTCCGCAAAGCTGCTGGCTACAGAAATAATGCGTCCGGAAACTTCCGGCGTCAGTTCAATTTCTGTGTGCGCGCGGACTTCACCCTGTGTGGTCACCGCGAGATGCACGGCCTCCTGTCTGGCCTCCGTATAGACCAGTGAAACTGGCCGTTGCTCTTCTACTTTTTTCTCTGGCGCCGGCTTGGAGGCAGACATAAGTTGTACAGCGCCAAACCCCAGTGTTAGTACGATCACTGGCGCGGCAGCCTTCATGATTCGTTTCTTCATTGCTCTCATCCTGCCTGGTTCGAATTAATCGCCAACAGTCCCGTTGGTGTGTGTGGGTGATAAAACCACGGAATTGCGAAGTCTTGCCACGGCCCATAGTCGAGAGGAGCTGGATCCGCGGTAAATGGTCTGTGTAACGATTTTATTGACCACGCGAGGTGCGCGATTGGATGCACCGGAGGAGTAAAATTTTTCTGGGGCGAATACTCGCGTCAAACGGGTTGATGGCGGACGGGAGTCCTCGGCGTGCTACAAAGCCGATCGCAGCGCGCCAAACCACCGCTTCGGCGAATCCAGAAAGTGCTTCCAGGGCCTTGTCATCCAGGTTCTCAGTTTGGGGTGC
Protein-coding sequences here:
- a CDS encoding efflux RND transporter periplasmic adaptor subunit, coding for MKKRIMKAAAPVIVLTLGFGAVQLMSASKPAPEKKVEEQRPVSLVYTEARQEAVHLAVTTQGEVRAHTEIELTPEVSGRIISVASSFAEGAGFESGETLIQLDDSDYRLAFARAEAGVAQAEVLLLQAQAAAQIKRQQWLELNPNKQPSPLQVNKPQVLEAEANLRSAKAELANAKLNLARTKIRLPFRGRVASRDIGIGQYVTPSTVLGRVFATDRVEIRLPLTDSQLLELNLPMGFEAGDKNSGPAVTLSAQIGQRQHSWQGRIVRTQAAVDQQTRLIYAVAEVEDPYGAGASDGAPLAVGLFVTAEAESEQEQQAVVVPRSALRSADKVYVVDENDELNIRTVDVLSTSQNRVVLAGGIADGERVVTSTVANAVDGMKVQPITHLARN